In one window of Opitutus sp. GAS368 DNA:
- the ftsZ gene encoding cell division protein FtsZ, protein MSLPPNELPLEALTDRNVGIKLIGVGGGGSNAVDRLKMENLDRLQLAVINTDLKALSTSPVQDKILIGTSLTRGLSAGGDPELGRKAAEADADKIAEIVKGTDLIFLVAGLGGGTGSGATPAVAEIAAEAGATVIAFVTLPFSFEGGRRRKQAEEALAELRRVCDAVIPLANDMLLQEGTEQTSVLDSFARADEWIGRGVKSIWGMLSRTGLINVDFTALRQVFQHRGGKTLFGLGVGTGDNPAAAALADLKQCPLLHTPEYARKADRLLVNITGGADLSLTKVNELMSALTEEFGREAHVVMGAAIDEALAGRVEICLIGTTDLGSRNFVRRPAPVPARKPSERTAAPTATSLAPESNQNVKTSVSPVAPRPAAPAGVHPAKPTQEEFGFQGGVPAENRGAFDKSDRILFEGQDLDVPTYLRKGIKVSV, encoded by the coding sequence ATGAGCCTGCCCCCGAACGAACTGCCCCTCGAGGCCCTGACCGACCGCAACGTCGGCATCAAGCTCATCGGCGTGGGCGGCGGCGGCTCCAACGCCGTCGACCGCCTCAAGATGGAGAACCTCGACCGCCTCCAGCTGGCGGTCATCAACACCGACCTCAAGGCCCTGAGCACCTCGCCCGTGCAGGACAAGATCCTCATCGGCACCTCGCTCACCCGCGGCCTCAGCGCCGGCGGCGACCCCGAGCTCGGCCGCAAGGCCGCGGAGGCCGATGCCGACAAGATCGCCGAGATCGTCAAGGGCACCGACCTCATCTTCCTCGTCGCCGGGCTCGGCGGCGGCACGGGTTCCGGCGCCACGCCGGCCGTCGCGGAGATCGCCGCCGAGGCGGGCGCCACGGTCATCGCGTTTGTCACGCTCCCGTTCAGCTTCGAGGGCGGCCGCCGCCGCAAGCAGGCCGAGGAGGCCCTGGCCGAGCTGCGCCGCGTGTGCGACGCCGTCATCCCGCTGGCCAACGACATGCTCCTGCAGGAGGGCACCGAGCAGACCAGCGTGCTCGACTCCTTCGCCCGCGCCGACGAGTGGATCGGCCGCGGCGTGAAGTCCATCTGGGGCATGCTCTCGCGCACCGGCCTCATCAACGTCGACTTCACCGCGCTGCGCCAGGTCTTCCAGCACCGCGGCGGGAAAACCCTCTTCGGTCTCGGCGTCGGCACCGGGGACAACCCCGCGGCGGCCGCGCTCGCCGACCTCAAGCAGTGCCCGCTGCTCCACACGCCGGAATACGCCCGCAAGGCCGACCGCCTGCTGGTCAACATCACCGGCGGCGCCGACCTCAGCCTGACCAAGGTCAACGAGCTGATGTCCGCCCTCACCGAGGAGTTCGGCCGCGAGGCGCACGTCGTCATGGGCGCCGCGATCGACGAGGCGCTGGCGGGCCGCGTCGAGATCTGCCTCATCGGCACGACCGATCTCGGCAGCCGCAATTTCGTCCGGCGCCCGGCGCCCGTGCCGGCCCGGAAGCCTTCCGAGCGCACCGCCGCGCCCACCGCGACCTCGCTGGCGCCGGAGAGCAACCAGAACGTCAAGACCTCCGTCAGCCCCGTGGCCCCGCGCCCGGCGGCCCCGGCCGGCGTGCACCCCGCGAAGCCCACGCAGGAGGAATTCGGCTTCCAGGGCGGCGTCCCGGCCGAGAACCGCGGCGCCTTCGACAAGTCCGACCGCATCCTTTTCGAGGGGCAGGACCTCGACGTGCCGACCTACCTGCGCAAGGGGATCAAGGTGTCGGTCTGA
- the ftsA gene encoding cell division protein FtsA, which yields MSSSRIVAAVEIGTGKIAVLVGEITRGRSLNIIGVGVAPSRGVMKGEVVDYKAACEATHHALEMAEKRAGARIEEVWLAQTGGHLDAFYNEASVNVKSADNTVTQLDIASVCDLAKEKELPAGRSRIHEIRRPFRLDGRAVPDPEHLSGRRLEVGYWIVHGPESKISDNIHVVGGYHLEVRELVLASLATGSLLTSAEERSQGVLVIDIGKGVTDYVLYRDGHVLVTGTLPVAGDHLTNDLSIGLRVTTAQAEMLKLRHARATTLTRDKADKVWLNGDASFGDRQLPRVAIETIAAARTLELLEVVRAKLGPAFVAEHCGAGVILAGGSAKLPGLEEAATRVFGLPARRGEPPGWVKEELQDPMFSTVLGVFQFGLRTAHEHAVPPRRKTGLLSNLTKIFAAS from the coding sequence GTGAGTTCTAGCAGAATCGTCGCCGCCGTCGAAATCGGCACCGGCAAAATCGCCGTGCTCGTGGGTGAGATCACCCGCGGGCGCAGCCTCAACATCATCGGCGTCGGCGTCGCGCCCTCGCGCGGCGTGATGAAGGGCGAGGTCGTGGACTACAAGGCCGCCTGCGAGGCGACCCACCACGCCCTCGAGATGGCCGAGAAGCGCGCCGGCGCCCGCATCGAGGAGGTCTGGCTCGCCCAGACCGGCGGTCACCTCGACGCCTTCTACAATGAGGCCTCGGTCAACGTGAAGTCCGCCGACAACACCGTGACGCAGCTCGACATCGCCTCCGTCTGCGACCTGGCCAAGGAAAAGGAGCTGCCCGCGGGCCGCTCGCGCATCCACGAGATCCGCCGCCCCTTCCGTCTCGACGGCCGCGCCGTGCCGGACCCCGAGCACCTGTCGGGCCGCCGCCTCGAGGTCGGCTACTGGATCGTCCACGGGCCCGAGAGCAAGATCAGCGACAACATCCACGTCGTCGGCGGCTACCACCTGGAGGTGCGCGAGCTCGTCCTCGCCAGCCTCGCCACCGGCTCGCTGCTGACCAGCGCCGAGGAGCGTTCGCAGGGCGTCCTGGTGATCGACATCGGCAAGGGTGTCACCGACTACGTGCTTTACCGCGACGGCCATGTGCTCGTCACCGGCACGCTGCCGGTCGCCGGCGACCACCTGACCAACGACCTCAGCATCGGCCTGCGCGTCACCACCGCCCAGGCGGAGATGCTCAAGCTGCGCCACGCGCGCGCGACGACCCTCACCCGGGACAAGGCCGACAAGGTCTGGCTCAACGGCGACGCCTCCTTCGGCGACCGCCAGCTGCCCAGGGTGGCGATCGAGACCATCGCCGCGGCCCGCACGCTCGAGCTGCTCGAGGTCGTCCGCGCCAAGCTCGGCCCGGCCTTCGTGGCGGAGCACTGCGGCGCGGGCGTCATCCTCGCCGGCGGCAGCGCCAAGCTGCCGGGCCTTGAGGAGGCAGCCACCCGCGTCTTCGGGCTGCCGGCCCGCCGCGGCGAGCCGCCGGGCTGGGTGAAGGAGGAGCTGCAGGACCCGATGTTCAGCACCGTGCTGGGCGTCTTCCAGTTTGGCCTCCGCACCGCCCACGAGCACGCCGTGCCGCCGCGCCGCAAGACCGGCCTGCTGAGCAACCTCACGAAAATCTTCGCCGCCTCCTGA
- a CDS encoding FtsQ-type POTRA domain-containing protein: MNPASDIIAPPPGRSWRNIRQEVSAPAMSRRGRRRRLAAWTKAGALSVVVAGSGWGIYEFARSWSTDRAALATALHSERVRDVVLLTDGVLTRDWVAGKLTLPKEASLMTLDLPALRDRLLTNGQVRVAVLTRNFPDTLVVTLQERTPVARVQAADTDGAAKQLLVAKDGTVYDGLNYDKTMLAGLPWLDGIRLVKSGNGFEPVAGMADVSALLSTAQLQAPHLYREWLIVSLARLAERDEIVVKAQDIPEIVFSRKRDFFKQVAQLDYVIDAAHGLEAAPVLQSVNLSLEGQVPVRLSGPPAALAVAPAPPSFSLQPSQRKPKREF, encoded by the coding sequence ATGAATCCCGCTTCCGACATCATCGCTCCGCCTCCGGGCCGCTCCTGGCGCAACATCCGCCAGGAAGTGAGCGCGCCGGCCATGTCGCGCCGGGGCCGCCGCCGCCGGCTGGCCGCGTGGACGAAAGCCGGGGCGCTGTCCGTCGTGGTTGCCGGCTCCGGCTGGGGCATCTACGAGTTCGCCCGCTCCTGGTCCACCGACCGCGCCGCCCTCGCCACGGCGTTGCACAGCGAACGGGTGCGCGACGTCGTCCTCCTCACCGACGGCGTGCTGACCCGGGACTGGGTCGCGGGGAAGCTCACTTTGCCGAAGGAAGCCAGCCTGATGACGCTGGATCTGCCGGCGCTGCGAGACCGGCTGCTCACCAACGGCCAGGTGCGCGTCGCCGTGCTGACCCGCAATTTTCCCGACACGCTGGTCGTCACGCTGCAGGAACGCACCCCCGTGGCGCGGGTGCAGGCGGCCGACACGGACGGAGCGGCCAAGCAGCTGCTCGTGGCGAAGGACGGCACCGTCTACGACGGGCTGAACTACGACAAAACCATGCTGGCCGGGCTGCCCTGGCTCGACGGCATCCGTCTCGTGAAGTCCGGCAACGGGTTCGAGCCGGTCGCCGGCATGGCCGACGTGTCCGCCCTCCTCTCGACCGCACAGCTCCAGGCCCCGCACCTCTACCGCGAGTGGCTGATCGTGTCGCTGGCCCGGCTCGCCGAGCGCGACGAGATCGTGGTGAAGGCGCAGGACATCCCCGAGATCGTCTTCAGCCGGAAGCGCGACTTCTTCAAGCAGGTCGCGCAGCTCGACTACGTGATCGACGCCGCCCACGGCCTCGAGGCCGCGCCGGTGCTCCAGTCGGTGAATCTCTCGCTCGAAGGCCAGGTGCCCGTGCGGCTGTCGGGTCCGCCCGCCGCGCTGGCCGTCGCGCCCGCCCCCCCTTCCTTCTCCCTCCAACCTTCACAACGGAAACCCAAACGTGAGTTCTAG
- a CDS encoding D-alanine--D-alanine ligase — MSTPVIAVFAGGTSPEREVSLGSGKAVALAMAYTHPTQFFPIETDALPEGLDPAKHIVCSTLHGVFGEDGGMQRLLEQAGVAYAGCDAKASDLTFDKWRTRQSVSAQGVQVAPGRVFQASAKPTAAALTTEFGEQVVLKPNCQGSSVGLQIVTSKVGMEIALSGIRQGEWIAEERILGREFTVGLLRGRGMGVVEIVPKSGVFDYTSKYTKGLTEYFAPAQISDELATRIRGAAETAFAACGCRDYARIDFMLSNDGELYLLEINTLPGMKETSLLPMSARCVGLDFIALCREMVVPAVERFAQASALRK; from the coding sequence ATGAGCACCCCTGTCATCGCTGTTTTCGCAGGCGGCACGTCGCCCGAGCGCGAGGTTTCCCTGGGTTCCGGCAAAGCCGTGGCGCTGGCCATGGCCTACACGCATCCCACGCAGTTCTTCCCCATCGAGACAGACGCCCTGCCCGAGGGGCTCGACCCGGCGAAGCACATCGTCTGCTCGACCCTGCACGGCGTGTTCGGCGAGGACGGCGGCATGCAGCGCCTCCTGGAGCAAGCCGGCGTGGCCTACGCCGGCTGCGACGCCAAGGCCAGCGACCTCACCTTCGACAAGTGGCGCACGCGGCAGAGCGTGTCGGCCCAGGGCGTGCAGGTGGCGCCGGGCCGGGTGTTCCAGGCGTCGGCCAAGCCGACCGCGGCGGCGCTGACCACGGAGTTCGGCGAGCAGGTCGTGCTCAAGCCCAACTGCCAGGGCAGCAGCGTCGGCCTGCAGATCGTTACTTCCAAGGTCGGAATGGAGATCGCCCTGAGCGGGATCCGGCAGGGCGAATGGATCGCCGAGGAGCGCATCCTCGGCCGCGAGTTCACCGTCGGTCTGCTGCGCGGCCGCGGGATGGGCGTGGTGGAGATCGTGCCGAAGTCGGGCGTCTTCGACTACACCAGCAAATACACCAAGGGCCTCACCGAGTATTTCGCCCCGGCGCAGATCTCCGACGAACTGGCGACGCGGATTCGCGGCGCCGCCGAAACCGCCTTCGCCGCCTGCGGCTGCCGCGACTACGCGCGCATCGACTTCATGCTGTCGAACGACGGCGAACTTTATTTGCTCGAAATCAACACGTTGCCCGGCATGAAAGAGACGAGCCTGTTGCCGATGAGTGCGCGTTGCGTGGGGCTGGATTTTATCGCGCTGTGCCGCGAGATGGTGGTCCCCGCCGTGGAACGATTCGCCCAGGCTTCCGCGCTGCGCAAATGA
- the murB gene encoding UDP-N-acetylmuramate dehydrogenase — protein MSAISKIPDLDLREAAWNEFVAAVRPLLTPATRFAEREMLGPKTTMRVGGPARVYAEPASVGELRHLLVAAHRRGLPVLMLGRGSNLVIPDAGVDGLVLSLAHEHWQKFEPQPDGRICVGAGLRLKNLCGLATKAGCKGFEFLEGIPGNVGGALRMNAGAMGGWMFDVVAEVELMSFAGELRVMPKAAMHVDYRHCAELHEAIALGAVLQPAASAGPTDIRRQIDVYQKKRVESQPREPSAGCIFKNPPGTSAGRLIDEAGLKGERVGDAEVSAVHANFIVNRGHATSADIIGLVRKIRARVKDARGIDLEPEVLLYGQEWRDVL, from the coding sequence ATGAGCGCCATATCCAAAATCCCGGACCTGGATTTGCGCGAGGCCGCGTGGAATGAATTCGTCGCGGCCGTCCGTCCGTTGCTCACGCCGGCGACCAGGTTCGCCGAGCGCGAGATGCTCGGCCCGAAGACGACGATGCGCGTCGGGGGCCCCGCCCGGGTCTACGCCGAGCCGGCCAGCGTCGGGGAACTGCGCCACCTGCTCGTCGCGGCGCACCGCCGCGGCCTGCCGGTGCTGATGCTCGGCCGTGGCTCCAACCTGGTGATCCCCGACGCCGGGGTCGATGGGCTCGTCCTCAGCCTGGCGCACGAGCACTGGCAGAAGTTCGAGCCGCAGCCCGACGGCCGCATTTGCGTGGGGGCCGGGTTGCGGTTGAAGAACCTCTGCGGCCTCGCGACGAAGGCGGGCTGCAAGGGCTTTGAGTTTCTCGAGGGCATCCCGGGCAACGTCGGTGGCGCGCTGCGCATGAACGCCGGCGCCATGGGCGGCTGGATGTTCGATGTCGTCGCCGAGGTGGAGCTGATGAGCTTCGCCGGCGAGCTGCGCGTGATGCCGAAGGCGGCGATGCACGTGGATTACCGGCATTGCGCCGAGCTGCACGAGGCCATCGCACTCGGCGCCGTCCTACAACCCGCCGCCAGCGCCGGGCCGACGGATATCCGCCGGCAAATCGACGTCTACCAGAAGAAGCGGGTCGAGTCCCAGCCGCGCGAGCCGAGCGCCGGTTGCATCTTCAAGAATCCGCCGGGCACTTCCGCCGGCCGGCTCATCGACGAGGCCGGGCTCAAGGGCGAGCGGGTGGGGGACGCCGAGGTCTCGGCCGTGCACGCCAATTTCATTGTCAACCGCGGCCACGCGACCAGCGCCGACATCATCGGGCTCGTCCGCAAGATCCGCGCCCGGGTGAAGGACGCCCGCGGCATCGACCTCGAGCCCGAGGTGCTGCTCTACGGGCAGGAATGGAGGGACGTCCTGTGA
- a CDS encoding UDP-N-acetylglucosamine--N-acetylmuramyl-(pentapeptide) pyrophosphoryl-undecaprenol N-acetylglucosamine transferase, translating into MSRFIIACGGTGGHLSPGIALAEALVARGHTVTLFISHKKVDTRLVEKYPHLPAERVPSAPFGWRPDVHLRFHWKQTQGLLFSLRFMRATRPDAIIGFGGFTNAGVVLAGRLRGIPVALHEANRVPGLAIRVLSRFAARLYLPPGVRLPGIRGVMVRHTGLPVRNEITRLPRDEARARLGLDPAQKLLVILGGSQGSGNLNQWAEQNLAALAHEGVQVYCVTGLGKGSEGVRELHGKSGQAVRSTFVAFSDRVGVLMSAADLVLSRAGAGTLAELVRCETPAVLMPYPHAADNHQWVNATYFEQQGGGVVVADHALAGLHQEVIDVIFNDWLLNKFRLNLHRMSQENSIDTIVHDLESLASGTPPPGHLRPTPAASAP; encoded by the coding sequence GTGAGTAGGTTCATCATCGCCTGCGGCGGCACCGGCGGCCACCTCTCGCCGGGTATCGCGCTGGCCGAGGCACTGGTCGCGCGCGGCCACACCGTCACGCTCTTCATCAGCCACAAGAAGGTGGACACCCGCCTGGTGGAGAAATACCCGCACCTGCCCGCCGAGCGCGTGCCGAGCGCGCCCTTCGGCTGGCGGCCCGACGTCCACCTGCGCTTCCACTGGAAGCAGACGCAGGGCCTGCTCTTCAGCCTGCGTTTCATGCGGGCGACGCGGCCCGACGCGATCATCGGCTTCGGCGGTTTCACCAACGCCGGCGTGGTCCTGGCGGGCCGCCTGCGCGGCATCCCGGTCGCCCTTCACGAGGCCAACCGCGTGCCGGGCCTCGCCATCCGCGTGCTCTCGCGCTTCGCCGCCCGCCTTTATCTGCCTCCGGGCGTCCGCTTGCCGGGCATCCGCGGGGTCATGGTCCGTCATACCGGTCTGCCGGTGCGCAACGAGATCACCCGCCTGCCGCGCGACGAGGCCCGCGCCCGGCTCGGCCTGGATCCCGCGCAGAAGCTGCTGGTGATCCTCGGCGGCAGCCAGGGCTCGGGCAATCTCAACCAGTGGGCGGAGCAGAACCTCGCGGCGCTCGCGCACGAGGGCGTCCAGGTTTACTGCGTCACCGGCCTCGGCAAGGGCAGCGAGGGCGTGCGCGAGCTGCACGGCAAGAGCGGCCAGGCGGTCCGCAGCACGTTCGTCGCCTTCTCCGACCGCGTGGGCGTGCTGATGTCGGCCGCCGACCTCGTGCTCAGCCGCGCCGGCGCCGGCACGCTGGCCGAGCTCGTCCGCTGCGAGACGCCGGCCGTCCTGATGCCCTATCCGCACGCCGCCGACAACCACCAGTGGGTCAACGCCACGTATTTCGAGCAGCAGGGCGGCGGCGTGGTGGTGGCCGACCACGCGCTGGCCGGCCTGCACCAGGAGGTGATCGACGTCATCTTCAACGACTGGCTGCTGAACAAATTCCGCCTGAACCTGCACCGCATGTCGCAGGAGAACAGCATCGACACGATCGTGCACGATCTGGAGAGCCTCGCGTCCGGCACGCCGCCGCCGGGCCACCTGCGGCCGACGCCGGCCGCCTCCGCCCCATGA
- a CDS encoding putative peptidoglycan glycosyltransferase FtsW encodes MVGSPSAAVLRRPLTITPASVIVVCVAALVSLGLVVLFSASSPIKGGPYAYLYKQFIFLALAIGAGWLVAIADLEHLRRFAWVVAAVSLVSLVLVLFTHPVNGSHRWLGIGGLGLQMTEFAKFALIFSLAHYLAVNQSRLHDFWRGFVLPLAWIGVFALLAIVEPDFGAAMLLGAIGVILLYLAGARLKFLLPCIGTALLGFIVLVANNPVRLQRVLSFLDPEANRQGTGYQPWQALLAFAAGGVDGVGLGNGRQQNAFLPEAHTDYIFAIMGEEMGLIFTLLTVALFVTIFVAGLMHVRRAPNLFQFLLVTGCVLLITLQAIINLGVVTSLLPSKGMSLPFISAGGSNLLLMGLLVGVIINSQRTWERPKPLVRKRSLTEVIA; translated from the coding sequence ATGGTGGGTTCGCCGAGCGCCGCTGTTCTTCGCCGACCTCTCACGATCACCCCCGCGAGTGTCATTGTCGTCTGTGTGGCGGCCTTGGTCTCGCTTGGGCTCGTGGTGCTGTTCAGCGCGAGCTCGCCCATCAAGGGCGGGCCCTACGCCTACCTCTACAAGCAGTTCATCTTCCTCGCGCTCGCCATCGGCGCCGGCTGGCTGGTGGCCATCGCCGACCTCGAGCACCTGCGCCGGTTCGCCTGGGTGGTCGCGGCGGTCTCGCTCGTCTCGCTCGTGCTGGTGCTGTTCACGCACCCGGTCAACGGCAGCCATCGCTGGCTCGGAATCGGCGGCCTCGGCCTGCAGATGACGGAGTTCGCCAAGTTCGCGCTGATCTTCTCGCTCGCGCACTACCTGGCGGTCAACCAGAGCCGGCTCCATGACTTCTGGCGCGGCTTCGTGCTGCCGCTGGCGTGGATCGGGGTCTTCGCGCTGCTGGCGATCGTCGAGCCGGACTTCGGCGCGGCGATGCTGCTCGGCGCGATCGGCGTCATCCTGCTCTACCTCGCCGGGGCGCGGCTGAAGTTCCTGCTGCCGTGCATCGGGACCGCGTTGCTGGGCTTCATCGTGCTCGTGGCCAACAATCCCGTGCGCCTGCAGCGCGTGCTGTCCTTTCTCGACCCCGAGGCCAACCGCCAGGGCACCGGCTACCAGCCGTGGCAGGCGCTGCTGGCGTTCGCCGCCGGCGGCGTGGACGGCGTCGGCCTCGGCAACGGCCGCCAGCAGAACGCGTTCCTGCCCGAGGCGCACACCGACTACATCTTCGCCATCATGGGCGAGGAAATGGGCCTCATCTTCACGCTGCTCACCGTCGCCCTGTTCGTGACGATCTTTGTCGCGGGCCTGATGCACGTGCGCCGCGCGCCGAACCTGTTCCAGTTTTTGCTGGTCACAGGCTGTGTGCTGCTCATCACCCTCCAGGCGATCATCAATCTCGGCGTCGTCACCAGCCTGCTGCCTTCGAAGGGCATGTCGCTGCCGTTCATCAGCGCGGGCGGGTCGAACCTGCTCCTGATGGGCCTGCTGGTCGGCGTCATCATCAATTCCCAGCGCACCTGGGAGCGGCCGAAGCCGCTGGTCAGAAAACGTTCATTAACCGAGGTGATCGCGTGA
- a CDS encoding LysM peptidoglycan-binding domain-containing protein, whose translation MKILQIFGAVVAVHLLAFIFIFASPGCQSGPRNIPTPDATMPTGAAVEPVTFTPTAPQPVDLGTSTVGYNPASPAGHAAPTRPGSANAVAIMPAKATAEVAPVSTYTVGKGDSLWTIAKKNHLTVAELAKANNLPVGAALQPGKKLIIPGKPGAAPAPATDKPRDLGTLTQATSAAAKPANGEVVKHTVAVGESLGIIARKYQVTLGELAAANNITDPSKVRAGQQLIIPGFKAVGTKGTTTAASTAKGGTTKAAPPETATATPAATPHFEIAPPPPGQDLDSGLKNAGTEVPTIKVEDAKPTPPKN comes from the coding sequence ATGAAAATCCTCCAGATCTTCGGAGCAGTCGTCGCCGTGCACCTGCTCGCGTTTATCTTCATTTTTGCCAGCCCCGGCTGCCAGTCCGGCCCGCGCAACATTCCCACGCCTGATGCCACCATGCCCACCGGCGCCGCGGTCGAGCCCGTGACGTTCACCCCGACGGCCCCGCAGCCGGTTGACCTGGGCACAAGCACCGTCGGTTACAATCCGGCCTCGCCGGCCGGCCACGCCGCGCCGACCCGCCCCGGTTCCGCCAACGCCGTCGCGATCATGCCCGCCAAGGCCACCGCCGAGGTCGCTCCCGTCAGCACCTACACGGTGGGCAAGGGGGACAGCCTCTGGACCATCGCGAAAAAGAATCACCTGACCGTCGCCGAGCTGGCCAAGGCCAACAACCTGCCCGTCGGGGCCGCGTTGCAGCCGGGCAAGAAGCTCATCATCCCGGGCAAGCCCGGCGCCGCGCCGGCTCCCGCCACGGACAAGCCGCGCGATCTCGGCACGCTCACCCAGGCGACGTCCGCCGCCGCCAAGCCCGCGAACGGCGAGGTCGTGAAGCACACCGTCGCCGTCGGCGAGAGCCTCGGCATCATCGCGCGCAAATACCAGGTGACCCTCGGCGAACTCGCCGCGGCCAACAACATCACCGACCCCTCCAAGGTCCGCGCCGGCCAGCAGCTCATCATCCCCGGCTTCAAGGCCGTCGGCACGAAGGGCACGACCACCGCCGCGTCGACCGCCAAGGGCGGCACGACCAAGGCGGCGCCCCCCGAGACCGCCACGGCCACGCCGGCCGCCACCCCGCACTTTGAAATCGCCCCGCCGCCGCCCGGCCAGGATCTCGATTCGGGTCTGAAGAACGCCGGCACCGAGGTGCCGACGATCAAGGTGGAAGACGCCAAGCCCACGCCGCCGAAGAACTAA
- the mraY gene encoding phospho-N-acetylmuramoyl-pentapeptide-transferase: MLSYLANYAHLWGPLRLFGSHLFRAVMATGTALVIGFLVGPWLIGRFRALKFGHGYIDERTGALGATYFDKKHTPTMGGLIIFIAVFASSALWAEPNVWTVVALFVYTALTVPGWRDDYLKVVHKNKDGIRSWEKIAWQSLATLVALGVLLWHPQSSAKIRELWVPFLKTALIPYMPWWLLLVLIYLWIVGFSNAINLTDGLDGLAVGCTITVALVFGIMAYVADNSIAAQYLLISYVPGTSELTVICGALIGACMAFLWFNSHPAEVFMGDTGSLALGGLIGVMAFMIHQPLTLVIVGGVFVLEALSVILQVGWFKWTKRRTGTGRRLFLMAPIHHHFQKRGWPETKVVLRFWVLSLGFALAGLATLKLR, from the coding sequence ATGCTTAGCTATCTCGCCAACTACGCGCACCTCTGGGGCCCCCTGCGACTCTTTGGGTCGCACCTCTTCCGCGCCGTCATGGCGACGGGCACGGCGCTGGTGATCGGCTTTCTCGTCGGCCCATGGCTCATCGGCCGCTTCCGCGCGCTGAAGTTCGGCCACGGTTACATCGACGAGCGCACCGGGGCGCTGGGCGCGACCTACTTCGACAAGAAGCACACGCCGACGATGGGCGGGCTCATCATTTTCATCGCGGTCTTCGCCAGCTCCGCGCTCTGGGCCGAGCCGAACGTCTGGACGGTCGTCGCCCTTTTCGTCTACACGGCCCTGACGGTGCCGGGCTGGCGCGACGACTACCTGAAGGTCGTGCACAAGAACAAGGACGGCATCCGCTCCTGGGAAAAGATCGCCTGGCAATCGCTCGCCACGCTGGTGGCGCTCGGCGTGCTGCTCTGGCACCCGCAGAGCTCGGCCAAGATCCGCGAGCTCTGGGTGCCCTTCCTCAAGACCGCGCTCATTCCCTATATGCCGTGGTGGCTGCTGCTGGTGCTGATCTACCTCTGGATCGTCGGCTTCAGCAACGCCATCAACCTGACCGACGGCCTCGACGGCCTGGCGGTCGGCTGCACGATCACCGTCGCGCTGGTGTTCGGCATCATGGCTTACGTCGCGGACAACAGCATCGCCGCCCAATACCTGCTCATCAGCTACGTGCCGGGCACGAGCGAGCTCACCGTGATCTGCGGCGCGCTGATCGGCGCGTGCATGGCTTTCCTCTGGTTCAACTCGCACCCGGCCGAGGTGTTCATGGGCGACACCGGTTCGCTCGCCCTCGGCGGCCTCATCGGCGTCATGGCCTTCATGATCCATCAGCCGCTCACCCTGGTGATTGTCGGCGGGGTCTTCGTGCTGGAGGCGCTTTCGGTCATCCTCCAGGTCGGCTGGTTCAAGTGGACGAAACGCCGCACCGGCACGGGCCGTCGGCTCTTCCTCATGGCGCCGATCCACCACCATTTCCAGAAGCGCGGCTGGCCGGAGACGAAGGTCGTCCTGCGCTTCTGGGTCCTCTCGCTCGGCTTCGCCCTGGCCGGGCTGGCAACGCTCAAGCTCCGCTGA